CCATCCATGGGCGGGTGAAGGGCTGGTGCTGGCGGGAAAAATAAGGCGCTAGCGGCGTTTTTTCTTACGCCCCTGAACGGCTTTAAAACGGGGGTTACTTTTACATACTACGTACAGTCGCCCTTTACGGCGCACAATCTGGCAGTCCGG
This genomic interval from Salmonella enterica subsp. enterica serovar Choleraesuis contains the following:
- the rpmJ gene encoding 50S ribosomal protein L36, yielding MQVVNSLRSARARHPDCQIVRRKGRLYVVCKSNPRFKAVQGRKKKRR